A region from the Microbacterium lacus genome encodes:
- a CDS encoding glycosyltransferase, with protein sequence MRVLRISHSSTVSAWRGRDRALRARGMDVTLVTASRWHAGGAEVSLAPGEEPGATPVRTWGTHPALFLYDPRPLWRLLGDEWDVIDVHEEPFALATAEILLLRLLRRQRAPYVLYTAQNLHKRYPIPFRWLERAALRHARGISACSSQAARIAEDKGFPGTATVIPLGIDPAEFSAGAEPLTRTGTTVGFIGRLVPEKGVDVLLQALAKAPALHARIAGSGPLASELVDRATRLGVSDRVELVGALSPPAVPAFYRSVDVLAVPSLPTSRWTEQFGRVAIEAMACGVPVVSSDAGALPDVVGGAGIVVPRADAAALATALVEAAGAQSAELRAAGFARAARCTWASIAEDYERLYDVAIHASSAVVPAVEVIVVAYRAPELLREALDPLGGLPVTVIDNSSLPEIAELCRAFGVRYIDSGANIGFGAAVNIGLRDRLLPGADILLVNPDARIERAAIASLHRALRSAPDIASVGPEQRDDAGRPARVEWPFPSPARAWLEALGLARLGGRGPRFVIGSVLLLRAEALAQVGGFDERFFLYAEETDWAYRAHRLGWRHAVVPGVLAQHVGAGTSSDPRRREVHFHASQERYLRKHFGEAGWLSARVADWAGAMARAILLPGERGRSARRRAALYRLGPVRVEARVARRSGS encoded by the coding sequence GTGCGCGTACTGCGGATCTCGCACAGCTCCACGGTCTCCGCCTGGCGCGGTCGCGACCGGGCGCTGCGAGCGCGAGGGATGGATGTCACGCTCGTGACGGCGAGTCGATGGCATGCCGGTGGCGCCGAGGTGTCCCTTGCGCCGGGCGAAGAGCCGGGCGCGACGCCGGTGCGCACGTGGGGCACACACCCCGCCCTGTTCCTGTACGACCCGCGGCCTCTGTGGCGCCTCCTCGGTGACGAGTGGGACGTGATCGACGTGCACGAAGAGCCGTTCGCACTGGCGACCGCGGAGATTCTGCTTCTGCGGCTGCTCCGCCGTCAGCGGGCGCCGTACGTGCTCTATACGGCGCAGAACCTCCACAAGCGGTATCCGATCCCGTTCCGGTGGCTCGAGCGCGCAGCGCTGCGCCACGCCCGCGGCATCTCCGCCTGCAGCAGCCAGGCCGCGCGGATCGCAGAGGACAAGGGGTTCCCCGGCACCGCCACGGTCATCCCGTTGGGTATCGATCCCGCCGAGTTCAGCGCCGGCGCGGAGCCGCTGACCCGAACCGGAACCACCGTCGGCTTCATCGGCCGTCTCGTGCCCGAGAAGGGAGTCGATGTTCTGCTGCAGGCGCTGGCGAAGGCTCCGGCGCTGCACGCACGCATCGCCGGATCGGGCCCGCTCGCGTCGGAGCTGGTCGATCGCGCAACCCGGCTCGGGGTGTCCGACAGAGTCGAGCTCGTGGGCGCCCTCTCTCCCCCGGCCGTGCCCGCGTTCTACCGCTCGGTGGACGTCCTGGCGGTGCCGTCGCTCCCGACGAGCCGGTGGACCGAGCAGTTCGGGCGCGTCGCGATCGAGGCGATGGCGTGCGGTGTGCCCGTCGTCTCGAGCGACGCGGGCGCGCTGCCGGACGTCGTCGGGGGCGCCGGCATCGTCGTGCCGCGGGCGGATGCCGCCGCCCTGGCCACGGCCCTCGTCGAGGCGGCCGGGGCGCAGTCGGCGGAACTCCGCGCAGCCGGATTCGCACGCGCCGCCCGGTGCACCTGGGCGTCGATCGCCGAGGACTATGAGCGCCTGTACGACGTGGCGATCCACGCGTCGTCCGCCGTCGTGCCCGCCGTGGAGGTGATCGTCGTGGCCTATCGTGCGCCCGAGCTGCTGCGCGAGGCCCTCGATCCTCTCGGTGGGCTGCCGGTCACGGTGATCGACAACTCCTCCCTGCCCGAGATCGCCGAGCTGTGCCGCGCGTTCGGTGTGCGCTACATCGACTCCGGGGCGAACATCGGTTTCGGTGCGGCCGTCAACATCGGACTGCGTGATCGACTCCTGCCGGGCGCCGACATCCTGCTGGTCAATCCCGACGCGCGCATCGAACGCGCCGCGATCGCCTCGCTCCACCGGGCCCTGCGGTCGGCACCCGACATCGCGAGCGTCGGCCCGGAACAGCGGGACGACGCCGGTCGACCCGCGCGGGTGGAATGGCCCTTCCCGAGTCCCGCGCGCGCATGGCTGGAAGCGCTGGGGCTCGCTCGGCTCGGCGGCCGCGGTCCCCGATTCGTGATCGGCTCGGTCCTGCTCCTGCGCGCCGAGGCGCTCGCGCAGGTCGGGGGCTTCGACGAGCGGTTCTTCCTCTACGCCGAGGAGACGGACTGGGCCTATCGCGCCCACCGGCTGGGGTGGCGACACGCTGTCGTGCCCGGTGTGCTCGCCCAGCACGTCGGAGCAGGCACCAGCTCGGACCCGCGCCGCCGAGAAGTGCACTTCCATGCGTCGCAGGAGCGGTACCTGCGCAAGCACTTCGGCGAGGCGGGGTGGCTGAGCGCGCGGGTCGCGGACTGGGCCGGCGCGATGGCCCGCGCGATCCTCCTCCCCGGCGAGCGGGGACGCAGCGCCCGTCGGCGCGCAGCGCTGTACCGGCTCGGACCGGTGCGGGTGGAGGCCCGGGTCGCGCGGAGGAGCGGATCGTGA
- a CDS encoding MauE/DoxX family redox-associated membrane protein, whose protein sequence is MLGPLAVVLPLVLAGVLLASAVGKLRHPDDPAGWAELGVPKALRRPWLVRIHPWAELALAVALAVLGGLLGILAAVVAAILMAAYLWLVWRTLLREVDASCACFGERRPVTRVTVIRNAWLTVLALGTACVIGITPLVGGAVAAAVMTAEPGWLLGVAVAVITVLVIRWPEGGTDGTDAVPAASAVVTASDDELDYVRTRTPSVPVTLADGSLVNLQQLTMLRPMLLLSVSATCGGCEPVIEKVPEWRRLLPEVDVRLLLSHAPQDGTLTELTAPQSLHDPHGYVSGSLAEYWSTPTAVLFGVDGLLAGGPEVGYLDIVRFVEDIDATLHPPALDPGAP, encoded by the coding sequence ATGCTGGGGCCGCTCGCCGTCGTCCTCCCGCTGGTCCTCGCGGGCGTCCTGCTGGCCAGCGCTGTCGGCAAGCTGCGGCACCCGGATGATCCGGCCGGGTGGGCCGAGCTCGGCGTGCCGAAAGCGCTGCGTCGACCCTGGCTCGTGCGCATCCATCCCTGGGCCGAACTCGCGCTCGCCGTCGCCCTCGCGGTGCTGGGCGGGCTGCTCGGCATCCTCGCCGCCGTCGTCGCCGCCATCCTGATGGCGGCCTATCTGTGGCTGGTCTGGCGCACGCTTCTTCGTGAGGTCGACGCGAGCTGCGCGTGCTTCGGGGAGCGTCGTCCGGTCACGCGGGTCACCGTGATCCGCAACGCGTGGCTCACGGTGCTGGCGCTGGGCACGGCGTGCGTCATCGGGATCACCCCGCTCGTGGGCGGCGCGGTCGCTGCGGCCGTGATGACCGCGGAGCCCGGCTGGCTGCTGGGGGTGGCCGTCGCCGTGATCACCGTTCTGGTGATCCGCTGGCCCGAGGGGGGTACCGACGGGACGGATGCCGTCCCCGCCGCATCCGCGGTCGTGACGGCATCCGACGACGAACTCGACTACGTGCGCACGCGGACGCCGTCTGTGCCCGTGACCCTCGCGGACGGATCTCTGGTGAACCTGCAGCAGCTCACCATGCTGCGTCCGATGCTCCTGCTGTCGGTGTCGGCGACCTGCGGCGGTTGCGAGCCCGTCATCGAGAAAGTGCCCGAGTGGCGCAGGCTTCTTCCCGAAGTCGACGTGCGCCTGCTGCTGTCCCATGCTCCGCAGGACGGCACCCTCACCGAGCTCACCGCACCGCAGTCGCTGCACGATCCGCATGGTTATGTCAGCGGATCGCTCGCGGAGTACTGGAGCACCCCGACCGCGGTCCTCTTCGGCGTCGACGGCCTCCTGGCCGGCGGTCCCGAGGTCGGCTACCTCGACATCGTCCGGTTCGTCGAGGACATCGATGCGACTCTCCACCCGCCGGCGCTCGACCCGGGAGCGCCGTGA
- a CDS encoding glycosyltransferase family 4 protein: MSNDAPLRIVQIAPRIEPGSGVAGVAYELERALSAAGARVERFTLAQARGHARPPRTRIGHVWEVLWFTISGTRRARAFLRARPDAVSICHNDAMLGDVYVNHGLLQASMRARGNYLWRMVRNPLHLFTTGRDRIRYRGGRHRMVIALTEGEARLLRATYGAVHAPIEVIPNGVDVDRFRPPLPAERTRARREWRIPDDDWVAVFVGHEFDRKGLPLILQALPQADGVHLLVVGGTTEMIRDARADAARRGVGDRVVFAGRQSDVLPALWAADALVLPSAYEANALVVLEALACGIPVVATAVGAAPDLIVDGRNGYVIDRDVAPLAEALRRVRDAGHGAFAQECRETAVELSWDRIAERYLRALARVRRERTDGRATP; the protein is encoded by the coding sequence GTGAGCAACGACGCCCCGCTGCGGATCGTCCAGATCGCGCCGCGCATCGAACCGGGAAGCGGCGTGGCCGGTGTCGCGTACGAACTCGAACGCGCGCTGTCGGCCGCCGGAGCCCGCGTGGAGCGGTTCACCCTCGCGCAGGCCCGGGGTCACGCCCGTCCACCCCGCACGCGGATCGGTCACGTGTGGGAGGTCCTGTGGTTCACGATCTCCGGCACCCGACGCGCCCGCGCCTTCCTCCGCGCCCGGCCCGACGCCGTCTCGATCTGTCACAACGACGCGATGCTCGGCGATGTCTACGTCAATCACGGACTGCTGCAGGCATCGATGCGGGCGCGCGGCAACTACCTCTGGCGCATGGTGCGCAATCCGCTGCACCTGTTCACCACGGGTCGCGACCGCATCCGCTACCGCGGCGGGCGGCACCGGATGGTGATCGCCCTGACCGAGGGCGAGGCGCGACTCCTGCGTGCCACCTACGGAGCAGTGCACGCGCCGATCGAAGTGATCCCGAACGGCGTCGACGTGGACCGGTTCCGGCCGCCCCTGCCGGCGGAGCGAACTCGCGCCCGTCGCGAATGGCGGATCCCGGACGACGACTGGGTTGCGGTGTTCGTCGGGCACGAGTTCGATCGCAAAGGGCTGCCGCTCATCCTGCAGGCCCTGCCGCAGGCGGACGGCGTACACCTTCTCGTCGTCGGCGGGACGACCGAGATGATCCGCGATGCCCGGGCGGATGCCGCCCGGCGCGGTGTCGGGGACCGCGTGGTCTTCGCGGGCCGGCAGTCCGACGTGCTGCCCGCGCTGTGGGCGGCGGATGCGCTCGTCCTGCCGAGCGCATACGAGGCGAACGCCCTCGTCGTCCTCGAAGCCCTCGCCTGCGGCATCCCGGTCGTGGCGACCGCCGTCGGGGCCGCTCCCGATCTGATCGTGGACGGGCGGAACGGATACGTGATCGATCGCGACGTCGCACCGTTGGCGGAGGCGCTGCGGCGCGTGCGGGATGCCGGGCACGGCGCGTTCGCGCAGGAGTGCCGGGAGACCGCCGTCGAGCTGTCATGGGATCGCATCGCCGAGCGCTACCTGCGTGCGCTGGCGCGCGTGCGCCGCGAGCGCACCGACGGGAGGGCGACACCGTGA
- a CDS encoding glycosyltransferase — protein sequence MTAPLRVAHLDHTSAGGGAEYALARMLAAGVPWRPLLLLPRGQRGGAFTAIDGRVGVRTNGVAQPAGVSGGSAATVGAAALRLAIQALSTRLHRGWRTADIVDANTARAAAYGALAALLSRRPFVVHLRDLVDAESLGTFGFAMMSRIALPRADGVIANSRATLLSAAPFVRSRALTAVIPSASGLSGRPSTSPPVRSDGPLRVGMLARIDPWKGQSLLLEAFAVAFADGDEVLEFAGGAPFGHESHVAELSARARALGIADRVVFSGHVEDVPAALARWDIAVQASLRPEPLGQNVLQYLSAGVACIVADEGGPAEWVEDGRNGTRFAPRDSAALAAALRALAADPARRARFGAAGPRTPGLLTDAEVVAAHADFYREVARRPQSHTRA from the coding sequence GTGACCGCCCCCCTGCGCGTCGCGCATCTCGACCACACCTCGGCCGGCGGCGGTGCCGAGTACGCCCTCGCACGCATGCTCGCCGCCGGTGTGCCGTGGCGGCCGCTCCTCCTCCTCCCCCGTGGGCAGCGCGGCGGTGCGTTCACGGCGATCGACGGCCGGGTCGGCGTGCGCACGAACGGTGTCGCACAGCCCGCCGGGGTGAGCGGCGGCTCCGCCGCGACTGTGGGCGCCGCGGCCCTCAGACTCGCGATCCAGGCGCTGTCGACGCGGCTGCACCGTGGATGGCGCACCGCCGACATCGTCGACGCGAACACCGCCCGCGCCGCGGCATACGGGGCGCTCGCCGCTCTGCTCTCGCGCCGGCCGTTCGTCGTCCACCTGCGGGATCTGGTCGACGCGGAGTCCCTCGGCACGTTCGGGTTCGCCATGATGTCGCGCATCGCGCTGCCCCGCGCGGACGGCGTGATCGCGAATTCGCGCGCGACCCTGCTCTCCGCGGCGCCGTTCGTGCGGTCACGCGCGCTCACCGCCGTGATCCCCAGCGCCTCGGGGCTGTCCGGTCGGCCGTCGACCTCGCCGCCGGTCCGATCCGACGGACCCCTGCGGGTGGGGATGCTGGCACGCATCGATCCCTGGAAGGGTCAGTCGCTTCTCCTCGAGGCGTTCGCCGTCGCGTTCGCCGACGGTGATGAGGTTCTCGAGTTCGCCGGGGGTGCGCCGTTCGGGCACGAGTCTCACGTCGCCGAGCTGTCCGCGCGGGCTCGCGCGCTCGGGATCGCGGATCGCGTCGTGTTCTCCGGTCACGTCGAGGATGTCCCGGCGGCGCTCGCGCGCTGGGACATCGCGGTCCAGGCGTCGCTCCGCCCGGAGCCTCTCGGCCAGAATGTCCTCCAGTACCTGTCGGCGGGGGTCGCGTGCATCGTGGCGGATGAAGGCGGGCCGGCTGAGTGGGTCGAGGACGGACGCAACGGCACGCGATTCGCGCCGCGCGACAGCGCGGCGCTCGCCGCCGCGCTGCGCGCCCTGGCGGCTGACCCCGCTCGACGGGCGAGGTTCGGCGCCGCCGGACCGCGTACGCCCGGCTTGCTCACGGACGCTGAGGTCGTCGCCGCGCACGCCGACTTCTATCGGGAGGTGGCGCGGCGACCTCAGTCGCACACGCGGGCGTAG
- a CDS encoding glycosyltransferase family 4 protein has protein sequence MNPIVQIAPFIGPGSGVAGVAWNLQNEFEARGRRVDSFTVATAQRRPERPWPRHPFFRVLALFRRMVWFTTVGTVRARRFLRERPAAVSICHNNVMTGDIYVNHGVVGAAMRARGQGTWRMVRNPTHVFTFVRDAIRYRWGLHRVVVALSPSEAETLRRVYGRVRSRIVVIPNGVDLDAFHPPTDEERRAARAAFHLEDDARVVLFVGHEFARKGLHLAIDALQTAPSVLLLVVGGNAQAIEAARARADAGGVAERVLFVGTRTDLPLFFAAADMLTLPSAYEANALVVLEALAAGLPVVCTRVGYAPEVVVDGSNGCLVDADAREIGRAFERLAAADSADWSKRARASVEHLGWPDVAARYLDLVDEIAREKARARPSARGVSAA, from the coding sequence GTGAATCCGATCGTGCAGATCGCTCCGTTCATCGGTCCCGGCAGCGGCGTCGCCGGGGTCGCGTGGAACCTGCAGAACGAGTTCGAGGCGCGGGGCCGCCGGGTCGATTCGTTCACCGTCGCGACGGCGCAGCGTCGGCCCGAACGGCCCTGGCCCCGGCATCCGTTCTTCCGCGTCCTGGCGCTCTTCCGCCGGATGGTGTGGTTCACCACCGTCGGCACCGTCCGCGCACGACGATTCCTCCGGGAGCGACCTGCGGCGGTGTCGATCTGTCACAACAACGTCATGACGGGTGACATCTACGTCAACCACGGCGTCGTGGGGGCGGCGATGCGTGCGCGGGGGCAGGGAACGTGGCGGATGGTGCGCAATCCCACGCACGTCTTCACTTTCGTCCGCGACGCCATCCGCTATCGCTGGGGACTGCATCGCGTGGTCGTCGCCCTCTCACCCTCCGAGGCCGAGACCCTCCGACGCGTGTACGGCCGCGTGCGCTCCCGCATCGTCGTCATCCCGAACGGCGTGGACCTCGACGCCTTCCATCCGCCGACGGACGAGGAGCGTCGCGCCGCACGCGCGGCCTTCCACCTCGAAGACGACGCCCGGGTCGTTCTGTTCGTCGGTCACGAGTTCGCCCGCAAAGGCCTGCACCTCGCGATCGACGCGCTGCAGACGGCTCCGTCCGTCCTCCTGCTCGTCGTCGGCGGCAACGCGCAGGCCATCGAGGCCGCCCGTGCGCGCGCCGATGCGGGCGGAGTCGCGGAACGGGTGCTGTTCGTGGGCACCCGCACCGACCTGCCGCTGTTCTTCGCGGCCGCCGACATGCTCACTCTCCCCAGCGCGTACGAGGCGAATGCGCTTGTCGTTCTCGAGGCGCTGGCCGCCGGTCTCCCGGTCGTCTGCACGCGCGTCGGCTACGCCCCCGAGGTGGTCGTCGACGGGAGCAACGGCTGCCTCGTCGACGCCGATGCCCGCGAGATCGGCCGTGCGTTCGAACGCCTGGCCGCCGCGGACTCCGCGGACTGGTCGAAGCGCGCCCGCGCGAGTGTCGAGCACCTGGGGTGGCCGGACGTCGCGGCGCGGTACCTCGACCTGGTGGACGAGATCGCCCGCGAGAAGGCCCGAGCGCGCCCCTCTGCACGAGGGGTCTCCGCCGCGTGA